One window of the Deinococcus depolymerans genome contains the following:
- a CDS encoding S8 family peptidase: MKKRNLMMLGAALTLGGLSQASAGRLSPTLLERAKKGDQTPVGVIVRFQFANDAQGRAQFKNLRAQLSGKIAQLGPAAGFLNQAINSGRATSLWLDQSVYLPMTPVQARTLAVLPFVSDVFENFKVQIPKPQRAVALSAAAAAPGEAWHLAKIGAPQAWAAGFKGQGVKIGHLDSGVDASHPQLNGKVAAFAEFNAEGDRVPNAQPHDTTNHGTHTAGLLVGDTVGVAPSAKVISALVLPNNEGTFAQVIAGMQYVLDPDNNADTDDGADIVNMSLGIPGTFDEFIVPVQNMLKAGVVPVFAIGNFGPTSASTGSPGNLPDAIGVGAVGQDGQVASFSSRGPVNWNSAIKGVFVKPDIAAPGVEITSAFPNGQYGALSGSSQASPIAAGAAALLLSAKPGTSVDGVKNALYTSASNAGSKNNNTGYGLISVPGALGKLGVNAGAPAPAPAPTPAPAPTPAPTPAPAPAPAPAPAPAPAPAPAPAQPTGPSGYSLCALEGSKCNFSGQKDAAFGTAGKYLTGIGTDGFNCTVAEWGRDPAPGVAKGCFIKDRPGTPAPTPAPTPTPAPSTGKKPRVLLVDDDMGQGADVTAALRDAIKANAVSGGAFVWNTQSQGQVPLSELKRADIVVWATGEQYQNTITPADQNVLQQYVAGGGNLLITGQDIGYDIGTSAFYTGTLKTRFVADSSGQAKFVTRGAFGSTAFALNAQGSAGNQYYPDVIADQGGSSVVASWGSADATAGTITAQSIRVDPNRTRAAQKVKDPRGLVERLAAGVIGSVLNQILGGNTQAQGQNRPRVSAQSAGENAGAIVANDAGKYRTVTMGFGLEGLTPNSRTILMKTSFDWLMK, from the coding sequence ATGAAGAAGCGGAATCTCATGATGCTCGGCGCAGCCCTGACCCTGGGCGGCCTCAGTCAGGCCAGCGCCGGACGCCTCTCCCCGACCCTGCTCGAGCGGGCGAAGAAGGGAGACCAGACCCCGGTCGGCGTCATCGTCCGGTTCCAGTTCGCCAACGACGCGCAGGGCCGGGCGCAGTTCAAGAACCTGCGCGCCCAGCTGAGCGGCAAGATCGCGCAGCTCGGTCCGGCGGCCGGGTTCCTGAACCAGGCCATCAACTCGGGCCGCGCCACCTCGCTGTGGCTCGACCAGAGCGTATACCTGCCCATGACCCCGGTCCAGGCGCGCACGCTGGCCGTGCTGCCCTTCGTTTCGGACGTGTTCGAGAACTTCAAGGTGCAGATCCCGAAACCACAGCGGGCCGTGGCCCTCAGCGCCGCCGCCGCCGCGCCCGGCGAGGCCTGGCACCTCGCCAAGATCGGAGCGCCGCAGGCCTGGGCCGCCGGGTTCAAGGGCCAGGGCGTCAAGATCGGGCACCTGGACAGCGGCGTCGACGCCAGCCACCCGCAGCTGAACGGCAAGGTCGCGGCCTTCGCGGAATTCAACGCGGAAGGCGACCGCGTGCCCAACGCGCAGCCGCACGACACCACCAACCACGGCACGCACACCGCCGGGCTGCTGGTCGGTGACACGGTCGGCGTGGCACCCAGCGCCAAGGTCATCAGCGCGCTCGTCCTGCCGAACAACGAGGGCACCTTCGCGCAGGTGATCGCCGGGATGCAGTACGTGTTGGACCCCGACAACAACGCCGACACCGACGACGGCGCCGACATCGTGAACATGAGCCTGGGCATCCCCGGCACCTTCGACGAGTTCATCGTGCCGGTGCAGAACATGCTCAAGGCGGGCGTGGTGCCGGTGTTCGCCATCGGGAACTTCGGGCCGACCTCGGCCAGCACCGGCAGCCCCGGTAACCTGCCCGACGCGATCGGCGTGGGCGCCGTGGGCCAGGACGGACAGGTGGCCAGCTTCAGCAGCCGCGGGCCCGTCAACTGGAACAGCGCCATCAAGGGTGTGTTCGTGAAGCCCGACATCGCCGCGCCGGGCGTGGAGATCACCAGCGCGTTCCCGAACGGGCAGTACGGCGCCCTGAGCGGCAGCTCGCAGGCCAGTCCCATCGCGGCGGGCGCCGCGGCCCTGCTGCTGTCCGCCAAGCCCGGCACCAGCGTGGACGGCGTCAAGAACGCGCTGTACACCAGTGCCAGTAACGCCGGCAGCAAGAACAACAACACCGGGTACGGCCTGATCAGCGTGCCGGGCGCCCTGGGGAAACTGGGCGTGAATGCCGGCGCCCCGGCCCCCGCTCCCGCCCCGACCCCCGCTCCCGCCCCGACCCCAGCGCCGACCCCGGCGCCGGCCCCCGCGCCAGCCCCCGCACCCGCGCCGGCCCCCGCCCCCGCCCCTGCTCCGGCGCAGCCGACCGGTCCCAGCGGCTACAGCCTGTGCGCCCTGGAGGGCAGCAAGTGCAACTTCAGCGGCCAGAAGGACGCGGCGTTCGGTACGGCCGGGAAGTACCTGACCGGGATCGGCACCGACGGCTTCAACTGCACGGTCGCCGAGTGGGGCCGTGACCCCGCCCCCGGCGTCGCCAAGGGCTGCTTCATCAAGGACCGCCCCGGCACGCCCGCGCCCACCCCGGCACCCACCCCGACCCCCGCGCCCAGCACCGGCAAGAAACCCCGCGTGCTGCTCGTCGACGACGACATGGGCCAGGGGGCCGACGTGACGGCCGCGCTGCGCGACGCCATCAAGGCCAACGCGGTCAGCGGGGGGGCGTTCGTGTGGAACACCCAGAGCCAGGGGCAGGTGCCGCTGAGCGAACTCAAACGCGCCGACATCGTCGTGTGGGCGACCGGCGAGCAGTACCAGAACACCATCACGCCCGCCGATCAGAACGTGCTGCAGCAGTACGTGGCGGGCGGCGGGAACCTCCTGATCACCGGTCAGGACATCGGGTACGACATCGGCACCAGCGCCTTCTACACCGGCACCCTGAAGACCCGCTTCGTGGCCGACAGCAGCGGACAGGCGAAATTCGTGACGCGCGGCGCGTTCGGCAGCACCGCCTTCGCCCTGAACGCCCAGGGCAGCGCCGGGAACCAGTACTACCCCGACGTGATCGCCGATCAGGGGGGCAGCAGCGTGGTCGCCTCCTGGGGCAGTGCCGACGCCACCGCCGGGACCATCACCGCGCAGAGCATCCGCGTCGACCCGAACCGCACCCGCGCCGCGCAGAAGGTGAAGGACCCGCGCGGGCTGGTCGAGCGGCTCGCGGCCGGCGTGATCGGCAGCGTCCTGAACCAGATCCTGGGCGGCAACACCCAGGCGCAGGGACAGAACCGCCCGCGCGTGAGTGCCCAGTCCGCCGGTGAGAATGCCGGGGCGATCGTCGCGAACGACGCCGGGAAGTACCGCACCGTGACCATGGGCTTCGGCCTGGAGGGCCTGACGCCCAACAGCCGCACCATCCTGATGAAGACCTCCTTCGACTGGCTGATGAAGTAA
- a CDS encoding CBS domain-containing protein has product MTTLRDIMTTDLTTTDPRATLKEVATLMREQDIGNVLIMDGDQLSGIITDRDIVIRAVAYGHDLGSAATDYATGNVFTMDAETSVQDAAKAMADRQLRRLPVTDGAKVVGIVSLADLATRASGGADEQALQGISQPTV; this is encoded by the coding sequence ATGACCACCCTGCGCGACATCATGACCACCGACCTGACCACCACCGACCCCCGCGCCACCCTGAAGGAGGTCGCCACGCTGATGCGCGAGCAGGACATCGGCAACGTGCTGATCATGGACGGCGATCAGCTCAGCGGCATCATCACCGACCGGGACATCGTCATCCGCGCCGTGGCGTACGGGCACGACCTGGGCAGCGCCGCGACCGACTACGCCACCGGCAATGTGTTCACGATGGACGCGGAGACCAGCGTGCAGGACGCCGCGAAGGCCATGGCGGACCGCCAGCTGCGCCGCCTGCCCGTCACGGACGGCGCGAAGGTCGTCGGGATCGTGAGCCTCGCGGACCTCGCCACGCGCGCCAGCGGCGGCGCGGACGAACAGGCGCTGCAGGGCATCAGTCAGCCCACCGTCTGA
- a CDS encoding oxidoreductase — MTPIKSPLAPRADATDLLKDTDLTGQTAVVTGAASGLGAETVRALLGAGARVIMPVRDTARGEHVARDLAQATGNSDVHVLHLDLGSLASIRQAAGEILALAPRINMLINNAGVMATPQGQTADGFETQFGTNHLGHFQLTRLLMPALLAAAPARVVSLSSSAHRLSDIRWDDPNFQTTPYDPWQAYGQSKTANALFAAELNRRYAEQGVTANAVHPGGIMTGLQKHMPEGEAQRRGWIDENGVPNPAFKTPAQGAATSIWAATAPELDGVGGLFLEDLQQSTPLDEASPSPLFGYKPHALNADSARRLWALSEQMIDQTGK; from the coding sequence ATGACCCCCATCAAGAGCCCCCTGGCCCCCCGCGCCGACGCGACCGACCTCCTGAAAGACACCGACCTGACCGGCCAGACCGCCGTCGTGACCGGCGCGGCCTCCGGGCTGGGCGCCGAGACCGTCCGCGCCCTGCTGGGCGCCGGGGCGCGCGTGATCATGCCCGTCCGCGACACCGCGCGCGGCGAGCATGTCGCCCGTGACCTCGCACAGGCCACCGGGAACAGCGACGTGCACGTCCTGCATCTGGATCTCGGGTCGCTCGCGTCGATCCGGCAGGCCGCCGGCGAGATCCTCGCGCTCGCCCCGAGGATCAACATGCTCATCAACAACGCGGGCGTCATGGCCACCCCGCAGGGCCAGACCGCCGACGGCTTCGAGACGCAGTTCGGCACGAACCACCTCGGGCACTTCCAGCTCACGCGGCTGCTGATGCCGGCGCTGCTGGCCGCCGCGCCCGCCCGGGTCGTGTCCCTGAGCAGCAGCGCGCACCGCCTCAGCGACATTCGCTGGGACGACCCGAACTTCCAGACCACCCCCTACGACCCCTGGCAGGCGTACGGGCAGAGCAAGACCGCCAACGCCCTGTTCGCCGCCGAACTGAACCGCCGCTACGCCGAGCAGGGCGTCACCGCGAACGCCGTCCACCCCGGCGGGATCATGACCGGCCTGCAGAAGCACATGCCGGAAGGCGAGGCGCAGCGCCGGGGCTGGATCGACGAGAACGGCGTGCCGAACCCGGCCTTCAAGACGCCCGCGCAGGGCGCGGCCACCAGCATCTGGGCAGCCACCGCGCCCGAACTGGACGGCGTGGGCGGCCTCTTCCTCGAGGACCTCCAGCAGAGCACCCCGCTGGACGAGGCCAGCCCCAGCCCGCTGTTCGGCTACAAACCCCACGCCCTGAACGCGGACAGTGCCCGCCGTCTGTGGGCGCTCAGTGAGCAGATGATCGATCAGACCGGGAAGTAA
- a CDS encoding DnaJ C-terminal domain-containing protein, protein MAYKDYYDVLGVSRGASEADIKSAYRRLAKQYHPDKNAGDEKAAERFKEIGEAYAVLSDPEKRQVFDQFGHTGQVPPGYGGPGAGGFQGGDFSGFDPGQFSDFFQGLFGQTGRRGGPGAGFAGAQVNFEDLLGGGGLGGGRRFVQNVEGELQVTLAEAFSGSDEVINVDGKRLSLRVPAGTRDGARLRLAGQGPGGGDVLLTIRVLEDARFELDGDHLTTSVDVPAPVAALGGDVTVQTLSGKGNLSVPPGSSGGRRMRLRGQGWPKKDGTRGDLYVRLNVTVPATLSDEQKELYRRLRDLG, encoded by the coding sequence ATGGCCTACAAGGATTACTACGACGTGCTCGGCGTCTCCCGCGGGGCGTCCGAGGCGGACATCAAGAGCGCGTACCGCCGGCTCGCCAAGCAGTACCACCCGGACAAGAACGCCGGGGACGAGAAGGCCGCCGAGCGGTTCAAGGAGATCGGCGAGGCGTACGCCGTCCTGTCCGACCCCGAGAAACGGCAGGTGTTCGACCAGTTCGGGCACACCGGTCAGGTTCCGCCCGGCTACGGCGGCCCCGGCGCGGGCGGCTTCCAGGGCGGGGACTTCTCGGGCTTCGACCCGGGGCAGTTCAGCGACTTCTTCCAGGGACTGTTCGGGCAGACCGGGCGGCGCGGCGGCCCGGGCGCGGGCTTCGCGGGCGCGCAGGTGAACTTCGAGGACCTGCTGGGCGGCGGCGGGCTGGGCGGCGGACGCCGCTTCGTGCAGAACGTGGAGGGCGAGCTGCAGGTCACGCTGGCCGAGGCGTTCAGCGGTTCGGACGAGGTCATCAACGTGGACGGCAAACGCCTGAGCCTGCGCGTGCCCGCCGGAACGCGCGACGGCGCGCGCCTGCGGCTGGCCGGGCAGGGACCGGGCGGCGGGGACGTGCTGCTGACCATCCGCGTGCTGGAGGACGCCCGCTTCGAACTGGACGGCGACCACCTGACCACCAGCGTGGACGTGCCCGCCCCGGTCGCGGCGCTGGGCGGCGACGTGACCGTGCAGACCCTGAGCGGCAAGGGCAACCTGAGCGTGCCCCCCGGCAGCAGCGGTGGGCGGCGTATGCGCCTGCGCGGGCAGGGCTGGCCGAAGAAGGACGGCACGCGCGGCGACCTGTACGTCCGCCTGAACGTCACGGTGCCCGCCACCCTGAGCGACGAGCAGAAGGAGCTGTACCGAAGGCTGCGCGACCTCGGGTAA
- a CDS encoding VF530 family protein, which produces MHGVTLAMIVERLHDAYGWDELARMVPVRCFQFDPSVQSSLKFLRRTPWARAKVEALYRDLVTT; this is translated from the coding sequence ATGCATGGGGTGACGCTCGCCATGATCGTCGAGCGGCTGCACGACGCGTACGGCTGGGACGAACTGGCCCGCATGGTCCCGGTCCGCTGCTTCCAGTTCGATCCGAGCGTGCAGAGCAGCCTGAAGTTCCTGCGGCGCACCCCGTGGGCGCGGGCGAAGGTCGAGGCGCTGTACCGCGACCTCGTGACCACCTGA
- a CDS encoding nucleotide exchange factor GrpE: MTDDQRTPDVTDAETAQNTPTLDADSGQPVTDADLPETDNMQEDLETEFPGLDGMDENMFGQVQEMMAKLGRADELEKENADLRGRLARLAADFDNYRRRTQEDVAAAQGQGISKAAEALMPVYDDMDRAVTMGAAEPAKLIPGMQAVQGKILTVFSGLGLEATGKEGEAFDPQWHEALQVVPGDEDDVIVQVYQLGFRMGDRLVRPARVVVSRKD, translated from the coding sequence ATGACCGACGACCAACGCACCCCCGACGTGACCGACGCCGAGACCGCACAGAACACCCCCACCCTCGACGCCGACAGCGGTCAGCCCGTCACGGACGCCGACCTGCCCGAAACCGACAACATGCAAGAAGACCTGGAAACCGAGTTCCCCGGCCTGGACGGCATGGACGAGAACATGTTCGGTCAGGTGCAGGAGATGATGGCGAAACTCGGCCGCGCCGACGAGCTGGAAAAGGAGAACGCCGACCTCAGGGGCCGACTGGCCCGACTGGCCGCCGACTTCGACAACTACCGCCGCCGCACCCAGGAGGACGTGGCCGCCGCGCAGGGCCAGGGCATAAGCAAGGCCGCCGAGGCGCTGATGCCCGTGTACGACGACATGGACCGCGCCGTCACCATGGGCGCCGCCGAGCCCGCCAAACTGATTCCCGGCATGCAGGCCGTGCAGGGCAAGATCCTGACCGTGTTCTCCGGCCTGGGCCTGGAAGCGACCGGCAAGGAAGGCGAGGCCTTCGACCCGCAGTGGCACGAGGCGCTGCAGGTCGTGCCGGGCGACGAGGACGACGTGATCGTGCAGGTGTACCAGCTGGGCTTCCGCATGGGCGACCGTCTCGTGCGCCCCGCCCGCGTCGTCGTGAGCCGGAAGGACTGA
- the dnaK gene encoding molecular chaperone DnaK: MPKAVGIDLGTTNSVISVMEGGRPEVIVNAEGARTTPSVVAYKGDERLVGQIARRQAALNPAATLFEVKRFIGRRWDEVKEEAGRSPFTVKEGPGGSVRIEVNGQDLAPEQVSAEVLRKLVNDASAKLGEKIRDVVITVPAYFDNSQREATKQAGEIAGLNVLRVINEPTAAALAYGLERKGNETVLVFDLGGGTFDVTILELGDGVFEVKSTSGDTHLGGADFDQRIVDWLATEFQKDNSFDLRKDKQALQRLIEAAEKAKIELSNATETSISLPFITFDPETRTPMHLERTLSRAKFEEITADLLRRVRKPVEQALADAKLDASKIDEVILVGGSTRIPAVKRIVQELIGKTPNESVNPDEAVALGAAVQAGIIQGDSSLGDIVLVDVTPLTLGVEVKGGMIAPMITRNTTVPAKKTEIYTTAENNQPGVEINVLQGERPMAADNKSLGRFKLEGIPPMRAGQPQIEVTFDIDANGILHVTAKEKTSGKEASIRIENTTTLDKSDVERMVQEAEQNAAADKQRREKVEKRNNLDSLRVQALGQLEENEGAAQDAKDKLKAAADEAEEAVRSDDDTRIDAAQKKLEEELRAFMTAAQGQGAQGDDTVNLGKDKQDDDVIDADFKPAE; the protein is encoded by the coding sequence ATGCCCAAAGCAGTCGGAATCGACCTTGGTACCACCAACTCTGTTATCTCCGTCATGGAAGGCGGCCGCCCCGAAGTCATCGTGAACGCCGAGGGCGCGCGCACCACGCCCAGCGTCGTCGCGTACAAGGGCGACGAACGCCTCGTCGGGCAGATCGCCCGCCGTCAGGCCGCCCTGAACCCCGCCGCCACGCTGTTCGAAGTCAAGCGCTTCATCGGCCGCCGCTGGGACGAAGTCAAGGAAGAAGCCGGCCGCAGCCCCTTCACCGTCAAGGAAGGCCCCGGCGGCTCCGTGCGCATCGAGGTGAACGGCCAGGACCTCGCCCCCGAGCAGGTCAGCGCCGAGGTGCTGCGCAAACTCGTGAACGACGCCTCCGCCAAGCTGGGCGAGAAGATCCGCGACGTGGTCATCACGGTGCCCGCCTACTTCGACAACTCCCAGCGCGAGGCCACCAAGCAGGCCGGTGAGATCGCGGGTCTGAACGTGCTGCGCGTCATCAACGAACCCACCGCCGCCGCGCTCGCCTACGGCCTGGAACGCAAGGGCAACGAGACCGTCCTGGTCTTCGACCTGGGGGGCGGCACCTTCGACGTGACCATTCTCGAACTGGGCGACGGCGTGTTCGAAGTGAAATCCACCAGCGGCGACACCCACCTGGGCGGCGCGGACTTCGACCAGCGCATCGTCGACTGGCTCGCCACCGAATTCCAGAAGGACAACAGCTTCGACCTGCGCAAGGACAAGCAGGCCCTCCAGCGCCTGATCGAAGCGGCCGAGAAGGCCAAGATCGAACTGAGCAACGCGACCGAAACCTCGATCAGCCTGCCGTTCATCACCTTCGACCCGGAGACCCGCACCCCCATGCACCTCGAGCGCACCCTGAGCCGCGCCAAGTTCGAGGAGATCACGGCCGACCTGCTGCGCCGCGTGCGTAAGCCCGTCGAGCAGGCCCTGGCCGACGCGAAACTGGATGCCAGCAAGATCGACGAGGTCATCCTGGTGGGCGGCAGCACCCGCATTCCCGCCGTCAAGCGCATCGTGCAGGAACTGATCGGCAAGACCCCCAACGAGAGCGTGAACCCCGACGAGGCCGTCGCGCTGGGCGCCGCCGTGCAGGCCGGGATCATCCAGGGTGACTCCAGCCTGGGCGACATCGTGCTGGTCGACGTGACCCCGCTGACGCTGGGCGTGGAGGTCAAGGGCGGCATGATCGCCCCCATGATCACCCGCAACACCACGGTGCCCGCCAAGAAGACCGAGATCTACACCACCGCCGAGAACAACCAGCCCGGCGTGGAGATCAACGTGCTGCAGGGCGAACGCCCCATGGCCGCCGACAACAAGTCCCTGGGCCGCTTCAAGCTCGAAGGCATCCCGCCCATGCGCGCCGGTCAGCCGCAGATCGAGGTGACCTTCGACATCGACGCCAACGGCATCCTGCACGTCACCGCCAAGGAGAAGACCAGCGGCAAGGAAGCCAGCATCCGCATCGAGAACACCACCACCCTCGACAAGAGCGACGTCGAGCGCATGGTGCAGGAAGCCGAGCAGAACGCCGCCGCCGACAAGCAGCGCCGCGAGAAGGTCGAGAAGCGCAACAACCTCGACTCGCTGCGCGTGCAGGCCCTCGGGCAGCTCGAGGAGAACGAGGGCGCTGCCCAGGACGCCAAGGACAAGCTGAAAGCCGCCGCCGACGAGGCCGAGGAAGCCGTCCGCAGCGACGACGACACCCGCATCGACGCTGCCCAGAAGAAGCTGGAAGAGGAACTCCGCGCCTTCATGACCGCCGCGCAGGGTCAGGGCGCGCAGGGCGACGACACCGTCAACCTCGGCAAGGACAAGCAGGACGACGACGTGATCGACGCGGACTTCAAACCCGCCGAGTAA
- a CDS encoding PAS domain S-box protein: MRPGLLEWRWACALFALLVLESFLLAWLVPRPALWAVLPPVLVVLAGTAWLAPRVLGLLRGHRELRASYAAELGFARQIMETVEHGLTVSDEDGRFVYVNRAYARMLGLTPAEVVGRSPFEWTVPEDHDRLREARALRQAGGSSSYATRLRRADGSLVSVVVSGTPRWHAGRIVGNVAAVVALGQLEVGVAEVDGRF, translated from the coding sequence ATGAGGCCGGGGCTGCTGGAGTGGCGGTGGGCGTGCGCGCTGTTCGCGTTGCTGGTCCTGGAGTCGTTCCTGCTGGCGTGGCTGGTGCCGCGCCCGGCGTTGTGGGCGGTGTTGCCGCCGGTGCTGGTGGTCCTGGCAGGGACGGCGTGGCTGGCGCCGCGGGTGCTGGGGTTGCTGCGCGGGCACCGGGAGTTGCGGGCGTCGTATGCCGCGGAGCTGGGGTTCGCGCGGCAGATCATGGAGACGGTCGAGCATGGGCTGACCGTGTCGGACGAGGACGGGCGGTTCGTGTACGTGAACCGGGCGTACGCGCGGATGCTGGGGCTGACGCCGGCGGAGGTGGTGGGGCGTTCGCCGTTCGAGTGGACGGTCCCGGAGGATCACGACCGGCTGCGCGAGGCGCGGGCGCTGCGGCAGGCGGGCGGGAGTTCGTCGTACGCGACGCGGTTGCGCCGGGCGGACGGGTCGCTGGTGTCGGTGGTGGTGTCGGGAACGCCGCGCTGGCATGCGGGGCGGATCGTGGGGAATGTGGCGGCGGTGGTGGCGCTGGGTCAGCTGGAGGTGGGGGTGGCGGAGGTGGACGGGCGGTTCTGA